One Polyangiaceae bacterium genomic window carries:
- a CDS encoding SDR family NAD(P)-dependent oxidoreductase: MGEIAALHAAGVMDDVSAVRIACQRGKFMGQLPGEDGGAMLAVMAPVQQLQALMAESGQQVHIANYNSTRQTVLSDDRAAIAQLARLLEERKISHRLLKVSHAFHSRFVAPAALPFGQCLQKMSFAAPQGQVISSMTAATYDSSSNIAEQLANQIVEPVQFVQAINKVAADEPDMWIEVGPGNVLGQFVNDVVDGAECFATDIGNDDGSRLLNNIMARAFVIGCPVRLEQLFNHRFYRPFDLEHYQPELIVNPCERPYETPEVGDGTGIVLGDRFSALRPADVDEQAFNDYLAVRGDYLRELIALDLKHAQPSAARPAATAALPIAVTVDKVGPVQTPQSVQDFVMAWVAERTGYPLQSIDPGKRLRDDLNLDSIKVGELAIAMGQHLNARLAGDPSALSNVTLQEFVERLEIDTPPVIDAPAHVVDQPVQTYRMDYQPCALEQEEAALAVRNRHGLLVPLLDGSAVAAIEAELRRAGAKLDVLQPAELATTNIVADFLIVLAAGEARHFVETLTADPQASIAAEASALVRVMQQAAARLDLRKCKTLVVSLERGNGTLTRAGAAMLKTLHQEYGGAMKWLALPADGNTDWLAKTVCAELETAGQHIGYVYRDGQRHAELTAPVQTSAAPGFSPLNANDVVLVTGGAKGITAELVMALALQSGATLALLGSSAASHPDVVAGLQRFAAAGIRHEYYMCDVADSLAVHATLQQVRADLGEPRGVFHGAGVSGLHPFTQLSESEFMRCFRVKAQGLWNILHGVDLTRLKMLHVISSIIGKMGMHGQADYAYANAWLDEAVRDLAYAYPKLHCLTLGYSVWKGTGIGHKLGVVESLERRGVSAISVEQGVAAYLQLMSAPHPGPVHVIIGSLPDAQRSVIMSSRPVVTGRFIEMISDWLPEAAITVEAVLNHRVDRYIAEHVYQGTPLMPGVVALEAMTQVVMACRNKDQRPTRIEEIVFYRPLIVPFGVDTRVQISARKREGQGDSYGVELFANKVRYYSATFVFDSAPVEGSAPIIGAPLPLSAESYNPYPLFQGKFFRRIANIRKLEAGASVISEIRVPKREELGIFMPEGMHVSAVVRDTFLQTGALALPNGYLPAAMQNYFINAELPEGESVFCECRILSDMANSKLADISIFDKGGRLLEKIAGITLRISAEGLNIQQCQFEPEPVATAIERRLGGLSLHGIGMALLRAEDETASSGWLQDDEIAALRERVSAARFDTSRNNVQAAKQALARIRNIDVNAIEVHHAPDGRPMLAAKTAAVQEVIAGLEVSISDSHGLSLAIVATGPVGIDLEPVQERDANSWFLLLGAEDYRRAEAITYQSGEPYGWSATRVWTMREALRKAGIEPTEVRLERLTLEQGWYQTHFVVQSQRYILSSAMVDLGAPGEQPAALTLVFVDQQPATVAPLLNLTASSDPLSRVEQCLDEFGRQLELGSHAFGQDPQHALTEAHQQYVRRIIDETLQTLREAAPSLNREQTKRLQQRGYELIRRYGQQSNIFYRVLEKPLGYPGDHVLLDRMFRNQVHTTGLAYHLDRCFLDYAGTEAVRQRTYWVVRKLLRMLDERGLRQLKILDLGAGPMAIERTLAHRFDGMLSITALDFDNNSFEYAKAAFDVPAEFYTEQQNLVSPEGIRRIREAAATVDVVCSMGLIEYLGEEAVVAILGAIHQGIRPGAQVFTSNYVPHHWSQASMEWFLDWWLVYRSPQKMAELAVKAGFRREDVELSMDPTGSITLMRLTRH; the protein is encoded by the coding sequence TTGGGCGAGATTGCGGCGCTGCATGCGGCGGGCGTGATGGACGATGTCAGCGCGGTGCGCATCGCCTGTCAGCGCGGCAAGTTCATGGGCCAATTGCCGGGAGAAGATGGCGGCGCGATGTTGGCGGTGATGGCCCCCGTGCAGCAGCTTCAGGCGCTGATGGCGGAGAGCGGCCAGCAGGTGCATATCGCCAATTACAACTCCACTCGGCAGACGGTTCTGTCGGATGACAGGGCGGCGATCGCCCAGCTCGCACGCCTGCTGGAAGAGCGCAAGATCTCGCACCGGCTTCTCAAGGTATCGCACGCCTTCCATTCACGGTTTGTCGCACCGGCGGCGTTGCCGTTCGGCCAGTGCCTGCAAAAGATGAGCTTTGCCGCACCGCAAGGGCAGGTGATCTCCAGCATGACGGCGGCGACCTATGACAGCTCGAGCAATATTGCAGAGCAACTGGCCAATCAGATTGTCGAGCCGGTGCAGTTCGTGCAGGCGATCAACAAGGTTGCGGCAGACGAGCCGGATATGTGGATCGAGGTGGGGCCGGGTAATGTCCTCGGCCAGTTCGTCAACGACGTGGTGGATGGTGCGGAGTGTTTCGCCACCGATATTGGCAACGATGACGGCAGCCGGCTGCTCAACAACATCATGGCGCGTGCTTTTGTGATTGGTTGCCCCGTGCGACTGGAACAACTGTTCAATCACCGTTTCTACCGGCCGTTTGACCTGGAACACTATCAACCCGAGCTTATCGTCAATCCCTGCGAGCGCCCGTATGAAACGCCCGAGGTGGGGGACGGGACCGGTATCGTGCTCGGTGACCGCTTCAGCGCTCTGCGTCCGGCGGACGTGGACGAACAGGCATTCAACGATTATTTGGCCGTGCGCGGTGATTATCTGCGAGAGCTGATCGCTCTGGACCTGAAACATGCTCAGCCAAGCGCCGCCCGCCCGGCGGCAACGGCGGCGTTACCAATCGCTGTGACGGTCGACAAGGTCGGGCCGGTGCAGACGCCGCAATCGGTGCAGGATTTCGTGATGGCCTGGGTCGCCGAGCGGACGGGTTATCCGCTGCAAAGCATCGACCCCGGCAAGCGCTTGCGCGATGACCTCAATCTCGACTCCATCAAGGTGGGCGAGCTGGCCATCGCCATGGGGCAACACTTGAATGCCCGGCTCGCTGGCGACCCTAGCGCGCTGTCCAATGTCACGCTGCAGGAATTCGTCGAGCGGCTGGAGATCGACACGCCACCGGTCATCGACGCCCCCGCCCACGTGGTCGACCAACCCGTTCAGACCTATCGCATGGACTATCAGCCCTGTGCGCTGGAGCAGGAAGAGGCCGCTTTGGCGGTGCGTAACCGGCACGGCTTGCTGGTGCCGCTGTTGGACGGCTCGGCAGTGGCCGCCATCGAGGCGGAGCTGCGTCGGGCCGGCGCAAAGCTCGACGTATTGCAGCCCGCTGAGCTTGCCACGACGAATATCGTGGCGGATTTTTTGATTGTATTGGCGGCAGGAGAGGCGCGGCATTTCGTCGAAACACTGACGGCCGATCCGCAAGCGTCGATCGCTGCCGAGGCGAGTGCCCTTGTGCGCGTCATGCAGCAGGCCGCCGCGCGGCTCGACCTGCGCAAGTGCAAGACGCTGGTGGTGAGTCTGGAGCGAGGGAATGGCACACTGACGCGCGCAGGTGCCGCCATGCTGAAGACGTTGCATCAGGAATACGGTGGGGCCATGAAGTGGCTGGCTCTGCCCGCTGACGGCAATACGGACTGGCTCGCCAAGACCGTGTGCGCCGAGCTGGAAACCGCTGGACAGCACATCGGTTATGTCTATCGAGACGGCCAGCGTCATGCTGAATTGACCGCCCCTGTCCAAACCTCGGCAGCGCCCGGTTTCAGCCCATTGAATGCGAATGACGTGGTGCTGGTTACCGGCGGCGCGAAAGGCATTACCGCTGAATTGGTCATGGCCCTGGCTCTTCAGAGCGGAGCGACATTGGCCCTGCTCGGCTCCTCTGCCGCGTCGCACCCCGACGTGGTCGCCGGTCTGCAACGTTTTGCCGCCGCCGGGATTCGTCACGAGTATTATATGTGCGACGTCGCGGACAGCCTCGCCGTCCACGCGACGTTGCAACAGGTCCGGGCTGACCTAGGTGAACCTCGGGGCGTGTTTCATGGCGCTGGGGTCAGCGGCCTGCATCCTTTCACGCAATTGAGCGAGTCGGAGTTCATGCGCTGCTTCAGGGTCAAGGCGCAGGGCTTGTGGAACATCCTGCACGGCGTTGATCTGACACGCCTCAAAATGCTGCACGTCATCTCTTCCATCATCGGCAAGATGGGCATGCACGGCCAGGCCGATTATGCCTATGCCAATGCCTGGCTCGACGAAGCAGTACGCGATCTGGCCTACGCGTATCCAAAGCTGCACTGCTTGACCCTGGGTTATTCCGTGTGGAAAGGCACAGGCATAGGGCACAAGCTCGGTGTGGTCGAATCCCTGGAGCGGCGGGGCGTGTCGGCGATCAGCGTCGAGCAGGGCGTTGCAGCCTATTTGCAATTGATGTCCGCTCCCCACCCTGGTCCTGTGCATGTCATCATCGGTTCGCTGCCAGATGCGCAGCGCAGCGTGATCATGAGCAGTCGCCCGGTGGTAACGGGTCGCTTCATCGAAATGATCAGCGACTGGTTGCCCGAGGCGGCGATCACCGTCGAGGCCGTGCTCAATCACCGCGTCGATCGCTATATCGCCGAACACGTCTACCAGGGCACGCCGTTGATGCCGGGGGTGGTGGCCCTCGAGGCGATGACTCAAGTGGTGATGGCCTGTCGCAACAAGGACCAGCGACCGACACGGATCGAGGAGATCGTGTTTTACCGGCCGCTCATCGTGCCGTTTGGCGTCGACACGCGGGTGCAGATCTCGGCGCGAAAACGCGAAGGGCAGGGCGACAGTTATGGAGTGGAGCTGTTCGCCAACAAGGTGCGTTATTACAGCGCGACATTCGTGTTCGACAGCGCGCCGGTCGAGGGCAGTGCCCCGATCATCGGTGCGCCGCTGCCGCTCTCAGCCGAGAGCTACAATCCCTACCCGCTGTTTCAGGGTAAGTTCTTCCGCCGCATCGCCAACATCCGCAAACTCGAGGCCGGTGCGTCGGTGATCTCCGAGATCCGCGTGCCGAAACGGGAGGAGCTGGGTATCTTCATGCCAGAGGGCATGCACGTCAGCGCCGTGGTGCGGGATACCTTCCTGCAAACCGGAGCGCTGGCCCTGCCCAATGGCTATCTGCCGGCGGCAATGCAGAATTACTTTATCAATGCCGAGCTGCCGGAAGGGGAGTCGGTGTTTTGTGAGTGCCGCATCCTGAGCGACATGGCCAATAGCAAGCTGGCCGATATCTCGATTTTCGACAAAGGCGGCCGCCTTTTGGAAAAAATCGCGGGCATTACCCTGCGCATCTCGGCCGAGGGGCTCAATATCCAGCAATGCCAGTTCGAACCGGAGCCCGTCGCTACTGCCATCGAGCGGCGCCTGGGCGGCCTGTCCCTGCACGGCATCGGCATGGCGCTGCTTCGTGCCGAAGACGAGACGGCATCATCGGGCTGGCTGCAGGACGACGAGATCGCCGCCCTGCGGGAGCGGGTGTCGGCCGCCCGCTTCGACACCAGCCGCAACAACGTTCAGGCAGCAAAACAAGCGCTGGCCAGGATTCGCAACATCGACGTCAACGCGATCGAGGTGCACCATGCGCCCGATGGCCGACCGATGTTGGCGGCCAAGACCGCCGCGGTGCAAGAGGTCATTGCTGGGCTCGAGGTGAGTATCAGCGACAGTCATGGGTTGTCGCTCGCTATCGTTGCAACGGGTCCGGTCGGGATCGACCTCGAACCGGTGCAGGAGCGCGATGCCAACAGTTGGTTTCTGTTGCTCGGTGCCGAGGACTATCGCCGCGCCGAGGCCATCACCTATCAGAGTGGTGAACCCTATGGTTGGTCGGCCACCCGGGTGTGGACCATGCGGGAGGCCTTGCGCAAGGCTGGCATCGAACCGACCGAGGTGCGCCTCGAGCGCCTGACGCTCGAACAGGGCTGGTACCAAACGCATTTCGTCGTGCAGTCGCAGCGCTACATTCTCAGCAGCGCGATGGTCGATCTTGGCGCGCCGGGTGAGCAGCCCGCGGCGCTGACCCTGGTGTTCGTGGATCAACAACCTGCCACCGTGGCGCCCCTGTTGAATCTGACTGCCAGCAGCGACCCGCTCAGCCGGGTAGAACAGTGCTTGGACGAATTCGGCCGCCAATTGGAGCTGGGCAGCCACGCATTCGGCCAGGACCCGCAGCATGCGCTGACCGAGGCTCATCAGCAATATGTACGGCGCATCATCGACGAGACCCTGCAGACCCTGCGCGAAGCGGCGCCCAGCTTGAACAGGGAACAGACCAAACGCCTGCAACAGCGCGGCTATGAACTGATCCGTCGTTATGGCCAGCAGTCCAATATCTTCTACCGCGTGCTCGAGAAGCCATTGGGTTATCCTGGCGACCACGTGCTGCTGGACCGCATGTTCCGCAACCAGGTGCATACCACCGGCCTCGCTTACCACCTCGATCGCTGCTTCCTCGACTACGCTGGCACTGAGGCGGTGCGACAGCGTACTTATTGGGTGGTGCGCAAGCTGCTCCGCATGCTCGATGAACGGGGCCTCCGGCAGTTGAAGATCCTCGACCTCGGTGCCGGACCGATGGCCATCGAGCGTACCCTGGCGCATCGCTTTGACGGCATGCTCAGCATCACGGCACTGGACTTCGACAACAACTCCTTCGAGTACGCCAAGGCCGCTTTCGACGTGCCCGCCGAGTTTTACACCGAACAGCAGAATCTGGTTTCGCCGGAAGGTATCCGCCGCATTCGTGAGGCGGCGGCGACGGTCGATGTGGTGTGTTCCATGGGCCTCATCGAATACCTCGGGGAGGAAGCCGTCGTGGCGATCTTGGGCGCCATCCATCAGGGCATCCGCCCCGGTGCACAGGTGTTTACCAGCAATTATGTGCCGCACCACTGGTCACAGGCGTCGATGGAGTGGTTCCTCGATTGGTGGCTCGTGTATCGCTCTCCGCAGAAGATGGCCGAGCTGGCGGTCAAGGCTGGTTTTCGGCGTGAGGATGTGGAGCTGAGCATGGACCCGACGGGTAGCATCACCCTGATGAGATTGACCCGGCACTAG
- a CDS encoding transposase, with protein sequence MATQGECKQGMDLAYNGQWGYHPFIVTLANTKEPLFIVNRPGNRPSGEGALEYIKRSITLCRRAGFQDILVRGDTRIASGKDLDELDNEGVRFVFGYDARKNMLAEANGIDDSEYQALVRKADEVLNARKKQPRVKEEIIRKREYLNLKLEEEDIAEFDYQSGTTNRNYRVIVLVKTIVEEKGQLTLGYRSRYFFYVTNDWNMSAAQVIAESNDRCNQENIIAEQKSGTRAFTAPLNTLEANWAYMVTTSIAWSLKAWLALLLPVEGGKETEHNAEQRRVLGMEFRSFVQRIILVPAQIISTGRRLVYRLLAWRPDLPILFRLLDAL encoded by the coding sequence GTGGCAACCCAGGGTGAATGTAAGCAGGGAATGGATCTCGCCTACAATGGCCAATGGGGCTATCATCCATTCATCGTTACGTTGGCAAATACGAAAGAACCGCTGTTTATCGTAAATCGTCCCGGAAATCGGCCATCTGGAGAGGGCGCTTTGGAATATATCAAGCGCTCCATAACGCTCTGCCGCCGCGCCGGCTTTCAAGATATTCTCGTGCGCGGTGATACTCGAATCGCGTCAGGCAAAGACTTGGATGAATTGGATAACGAGGGCGTTCGCTTCGTCTTCGGTTATGACGCGAGAAAAAACATGCTTGCAGAAGCAAACGGCATTGATGATTCCGAGTATCAGGCTCTCGTGCGCAAGGCGGACGAAGTACTGAATGCACGTAAAAAGCAGCCGCGCGTAAAAGAGGAAATCATTCGCAAGCGCGAGTATTTGAATCTCAAACTCGAAGAGGAAGATATCGCCGAGTTCGATTATCAATCAGGAACGACGAATCGCAACTATCGCGTCATCGTCCTTGTAAAAACGATTGTCGAAGAAAAAGGCCAACTCACCCTCGGCTATCGCTCGCGGTACTTTTTCTACGTGACCAATGACTGGAATATGAGCGCTGCGCAAGTCATTGCGGAGTCCAATGACCGTTGTAACCAGGAAAATATCATTGCCGAGCAGAAGTCCGGCACCCGCGCATTTACCGCTCCACTCAATACGTTGGAAGCGAATTGGGCCTATATGGTCACCACTTCGATCGCGTGGTCACTCAAAGCCTGGCTTGCATTGCTCCTGCCCGTAGAAGGCGGAAAGGAAACGGAGCACAATGCCGAGCAGAGACGCGTGCTCGGTATGGAATTCCGCTCATTCGTCCAGCGAATCATTCTCGTTCCCGCGCAAATCATCTCCACAGGTCGTCGACTCGTTTATCGACTTCTCGCATGGCGCCCCGATCTTCCCATCCTCTTCCGACTTCTCGACGCGCTCTGA
- a CDS encoding sigma-70 family RNA polymerase sigma factor — protein sequence MGKRPPEFPFGLSADQFAKLTRKMLGVARRVTRHSGASPEDAVQQAFVKALLKPGNELPSIQNHKEFVARMCELVKYEALTIRTDQRRRAEREIGAGTDIAELAGVPPATGVVEARKMLDCAITELDLEDRAFLHALFAEGKTISEIAREQGEPRSTVESRHLRLLKLLYAHVQAKVAALLVLLLPKKARAFVANVTQRAPHVMVQATQFSGALAVTVVCGALLPTGSSANTPPTMAMGLTPYSIPESVTTQAARLPPTFIPEVAPEEPEALDTVTNPCSGMDMKSAKIAGYLQATALPFALLVAPALTQVACAGTEQTPPPQTPPPRQPVDDDEADRRRENDVFYRAYCNQERARGNKCMSREEWDAEY from the coding sequence ATGGGCAAACGACCTCCGGAATTCCCTTTTGGTTTGTCGGCCGATCAATTTGCCAAGCTCACGCGAAAGATGTTGGGCGTCGCGCGACGGGTCACTCGTCATTCCGGTGCTTCTCCTGAAGACGCCGTGCAGCAGGCGTTCGTCAAGGCATTACTCAAGCCCGGCAACGAACTGCCGTCAATCCAAAATCACAAAGAGTTTGTCGCAAGGATGTGCGAGCTCGTGAAGTACGAGGCCCTGACGATCCGCACCGACCAGCGTCGCCGAGCGGAACGCGAGATTGGTGCCGGCACGGATATCGCCGAACTGGCTGGGGTTCCACCGGCCACGGGGGTCGTCGAAGCGCGCAAGATGTTGGATTGCGCCATAACGGAACTCGATCTTGAGGATCGAGCGTTTCTTCATGCGCTGTTCGCCGAAGGAAAAACCATTAGCGAGATAGCTCGAGAACAAGGTGAACCGCGGTCCACGGTCGAGTCCCGTCATCTACGGCTCCTGAAGCTGCTTTACGCCCACGTTCAAGCCAAGGTAGCCGCCCTCCTGGTGCTGCTTTTGCCGAAGAAAGCGCGCGCGTTTGTCGCAAACGTGACGCAGCGGGCCCCGCACGTGATGGTGCAGGCGACACAATTCAGCGGCGCCCTGGCGGTGACCGTGGTTTGCGGCGCGCTTCTGCCCACAGGTTCGTCGGCGAACACTCCTCCAACGATGGCCATGGGTTTGACGCCGTACAGCATCCCTGAATCGGTCACAACGCAAGCGGCACGTTTGCCGCCAACTTTCATTCCCGAGGTTGCGCCGGAAGAACCGGAAGCCCTTGACACCGTGACAAACCCGTGCTCGGGTATGGACATGAAGTCCGCCAAGATCGCAGGTTATCTCCAAGCAACCGCGCTCCCGTTCGCCTTGCTGGTCGCTCCGGCGCTCACCCAAGTCGCATGCGCGGGTACGGAACAAACACCACCCCCGCAAACACCACCCCCACGACAACCCGTGGACGACGACGAAGCTGACCGTCGTCGCGAGAACGACGTATTCTACAGAGCCTATTGCAATCAGGAACGAGCGCGCGGAAACAAGTGTATGTCAAGGGAAGAGTGGGACGCCGAGTATTAA
- a CDS encoding ankyrin repeat domain-containing protein produces MSDALLEAIEAGNIDRLAELLAAGADANATVISRYYTLEFRLTPLLVAVRALQTPGASEPGCSIDTVVLLLRYGADVNRWDEEHASTPLLTAVFNNHIDAVRILLAAGADPNVRGDEGESPLRLCAEKGYLAMARLLLHCGANKTIHEGGGPAGMNALGFAATRLNVEMVKLLLAHGADPHVGDADDITVFERLQFTVELGRVPEDPAAQERLREIRALLGDPGIPGSTSPNL; encoded by the coding sequence ATGTCTGACGCACTTCTCGAAGCCATTGAGGCTGGCAACATCGACCGCTTGGCAGAACTTCTCGCCGCCGGCGCCGATGCCAACGCGACCGTCATATCCCGCTACTATACCCTTGAGTTCCGCCTCACTCCATTGCTGGTAGCGGTTCGGGCGCTCCAGACTCCCGGCGCGTCAGAGCCAGGCTGCTCCATCGACACGGTGGTCCTGCTCCTGCGTTACGGCGCCGACGTGAACCGTTGGGACGAGGAGCATGCGTCGACGCCGCTCTTGACTGCCGTGTTCAACAACCACATCGACGCTGTGCGCATCCTTCTGGCAGCTGGCGCGGATCCCAATGTACGGGGTGATGAGGGCGAGTCACCGCTGCGTTTGTGCGCCGAGAAAGGCTATCTGGCGATGGCTCGGCTCCTCCTACACTGCGGTGCGAACAAAACCATCCATGAGGGAGGGGGGCCTGCTGGCATGAATGCATTGGGGTTTGCGGCAACCAGGCTCAATGTCGAGATGGTGAAACTGCTGCTCGCTCATGGCGCAGATCCGCATGTTGGAGACGCAGACGACATCACGGTGTTCGAGCGACTCCAGTTCACGGTTGAGCTAGGTCGTGTCCCCGAGGATCCTGCCGCCCAGGAGCGCCTTCGGGAGATTCGCGCGCTGCTCGGCGACCCGGGTATTCCCGGGTCCACAAGCCCCAACCTCTAG
- a CDS encoding sigma-70 family RNA polymerase sigma factor: MPNPEIAPAHVPPLLAPSGCEPRAADLAAPKPLPASRNERRIEARPQDPRTELAALYRAHHALVYRIALRYGKGNTTWAEDIMQDVFLDLMKALPTLDDREHLEGWLYKATTQRCFCRLRREKFRMLAPIRWLFGAEQVEPTTPDMLAMARQDLQRAAHALAELPAKEQIAFSMYYLDGKEQDEIGEVLGHSKGYVCKLIQRAVDKLRKRGWEVPG; encoded by the coding sequence GTGCCCAACCCCGAAATTGCCCCTGCCCACGTTCCGCCCTTGCTCGCGCCATCGGGGTGCGAACCGCGAGCAGCCGATCTTGCAGCGCCCAAACCATTGCCTGCTTCCCGAAACGAGCGGCGCATCGAAGCTCGTCCCCAAGATCCCCGAACCGAGCTCGCGGCGCTCTATCGCGCTCACCACGCGCTCGTGTACCGAATCGCTCTTCGCTACGGAAAAGGAAATACAACGTGGGCCGAAGACATCATGCAGGACGTTTTTCTCGACCTCATGAAAGCACTTCCCACCCTCGATGACCGCGAGCATCTCGAAGGGTGGCTGTACAAGGCGACGACGCAGCGCTGCTTTTGTCGATTGCGCCGGGAAAAATTCCGAATGCTTGCGCCCATCCGGTGGCTTTTCGGCGCGGAGCAGGTCGAACCGACCACGCCCGACATGCTTGCGATGGCAAGACAAGACTTGCAGCGCGCCGCCCATGCGCTCGCCGAATTGCCCGCGAAAGAACAGATTGCATTTTCCATGTATTACCTCGATGGCAAAGAGCAAGACGAAATCGGGGAAGTGTTGGGTCATTCCAAAGGATACGTTTGCAAATTGATTCAACGCGCGGTCGACAAACTCCGAAAACGAGGTTGGGAGGTGCCGGGATGA
- a CDS encoding HAMP domain-containing histidine kinase: MMGIVAHDLRNLLGSVLTCTSRIRRHLPESNDLIGNPVGVIEAAVARMNRLIQDLLDVARMEAGRFSIERAGVSTAHLLFECVDSQKPLASEASLDLVLEAAPGLPRIWADRDRLLQVFENLIGNALKFTEPGGRITVGAEPRKGEVLFWVADTGAGIPADDLPHVFDRFWQTRKPNRRGAGLGLAVVKGIVEAHGGRITADSAPERGSKFTFTIPIVTPTVATTSRDLCLA; this comes from the coding sequence ATGATGGGCATCGTCGCGCACGATCTTCGCAATCTGCTCGGGAGCGTCCTCACGTGCACGTCGCGTATTCGGCGTCACTTGCCCGAATCGAACGACTTGATTGGAAACCCTGTCGGGGTGATCGAGGCTGCCGTAGCTCGAATGAATCGTCTCATTCAAGATCTGCTCGACGTGGCGCGTATGGAGGCAGGGCGCTTTTCCATCGAACGGGCCGGCGTATCCACGGCGCATCTCCTCTTCGAATGCGTGGATAGCCAAAAGCCGCTCGCCTCCGAAGCATCTCTCGACCTCGTGCTCGAAGCGGCTCCCGGCCTCCCCCGCATTTGGGCGGATCGCGACCGGCTTCTCCAAGTGTTCGAGAACCTCATTGGCAATGCGCTCAAATTCACCGAGCCAGGCGGTCGGATCACGGTGGGCGCAGAGCCTCGGAAAGGCGAAGTGCTGTTTTGGGTCGCGGACACGGGTGCGGGCATTCCCGCAGACGACCTGCCGCACGTATTCGACCGGTTCTGGCAAACGCGAAAACCCAACCGACGCGGGGCGGGGCTCGGACTGGCGGTCGTCAAAGGTATCGTCGAAGCCCACGGCGGCCGCATCACGGCCGACAGTGCCCCAGAACGCGGCAGCAAGTTCACCTTCACGATTCCAATCGTGACGCCGACGGTCGCCACGACTTCGCGAGATCTTTGTTTGGCATGA
- a CDS encoding PAS domain S-box protein has translation MGGRAGGAPYDIEHRLLVGGETKWVRDKADLEFDEQNVLIGDAIISMGDDGRITLFNEGAEKIYGYSKTEVIGAPLEMLIPERFRAAHRRYVERFAAAPEVAHRMAGRGMKIFGLRKNGEEFPADAAVSKVVVDGTRVFTVILRDITEQQRAEDEIRQTQERFELALKGADMATWDWNIETGEVVFNARWAEMRGFRPDEIKPHVDTWIAGMHPDDWPHVQKALDDYFNGVVPEYRMEFRIRTKSGQWIWILDQGKIFARDEKGKPTRMVGTEIDITDQKRIEHEHKLLAEVGSMFASTLDYEETLSNVAQLVVRDIADFCIVDVLEDGEVRRVKVASRDLLKAPLCEVLQHTPLDRSRPSFFTEAIVHRHPVLMERLSPEMVESLSQNEQHLQALRAIDPQSVIAVPLMAHGALMGAMALVSATPSRVYDREDLRLAEELAHRAALSIDNARLYRAAGRAIQA, from the coding sequence GTGGGCGGCCGCGCTGGCGGGGCTCCTTACGACATCGAACACCGGCTCCTCGTCGGCGGAGAAACCAAGTGGGTGCGAGATAAGGCGGATCTCGAGTTCGACGAGCAAAACGTCCTCATTGGTGATGCAATCATTTCAATGGGCGATGATGGGCGCATCACGCTGTTCAACGAGGGCGCCGAGAAGATCTACGGCTATTCGAAGACCGAGGTGATTGGGGCTCCGCTCGAGATGCTGATCCCGGAACGCTTTCGAGCCGCTCACCGTCGGTATGTGGAGCGGTTCGCGGCGGCGCCGGAGGTAGCGCATCGTATGGCCGGACGCGGCATGAAAATCTTTGGCCTTCGCAAAAACGGGGAAGAGTTTCCCGCCGACGCAGCCGTATCGAAAGTGGTCGTCGACGGGACGAGAGTTTTTACGGTGATTCTTCGCGACATCACGGAGCAGCAGCGTGCCGAGGATGAAATTCGGCAAACGCAGGAGCGGTTCGAGCTTGCCTTGAAGGGCGCGGACATGGCCACGTGGGATTGGAACATCGAGACGGGCGAGGTCGTTTTTAATGCTCGGTGGGCCGAGATGCGCGGCTTCCGCCCCGACGAAATCAAGCCCCACGTGGACACGTGGATCGCCGGCATGCACCCGGATGATTGGCCTCATGTGCAAAAAGCATTGGACGATTATTTCAATGGCGTCGTGCCCGAGTACCGCATGGAGTTTCGCATTCGCACGAAATCCGGACAGTGGATTTGGATCCTCGATCAAGGAAAAATCTTTGCCCGCGACGAAAAGGGCAAACCCACCCGCATGGTCGGCACCGAGATCGACATCACCGACCAAAAGCGGATTGAGCACGAACACAAACTGCTTGCCGAGGTCGGCTCGATGTTCGCGTCGACCCTCGACTACGAAGAGACGTTGAGCAACGTCGCGCAATTGGTCGTTCGCGATATTGCAGACTTTTGCATCGTCGACGTGCTCGAAGATGGCGAGGTGCGACGGGTCAAGGTCGCGAGCCGAGACCTTCTGAAAGCCCCGCTCTGCGAAGTGCTCCAGCATACTCCGCTCGATCGATCACGGCCGAGTTTTTTCACGGAAGCCATCGTGCACAGACATCCGGTCCTCATGGAGCGTCTGTCGCCTGAAATGGTCGAATCGTTGTCTCAGAATGAGCAGCACCTACAAGCGCTTCGTGCCATTGATCCACAATCCGTCATCGCCGTGCCGCTCATGGCGCACGGGGCGCTCATGGGCGCGATGGCTCTGGTATCCGCGACACCGTCTCGAGTGTATGACCGCGAAGATCTCCGCCTGGCCGAAGAGCTTGCTCACCGAGCAGCTTTATCGATTGACAATGCGCGGCTCTATCGTGCAGCGGGGCGCGCGATTCAGGCGTGA